The following are encoded together in the Anabrus simplex isolate iqAnaSimp1 chromosome 5, ASM4041472v1, whole genome shotgun sequence genome:
- the LOC137501078 gene encoding uncharacterized protein: protein MDIRFESGFSLAEALDIIYNDDIDGDVFIEPPIPNIDTDEDSGNEDEGGLADNLTSRQLLANAEVKLSNEGAGRPAVSRTSLSGRISDSVRLDKTDHLVQHTEGKKRKRCANENCKSSVRTMCLKCGVGLCIDCFVPFHTGQTVWFYKHRKK from the exons ATGGACATCCGCTTCGA GAGCGGGTTTTCACTTGCTGAAGCACTGGACATCATTTACAATGATGATATTGACGGTGATGTGTTTATTGAACCACCAATACCAAATATAGACACAGATGAGGATTCTGGAAATGAGGATGAAGGTGGATTAGCTGACAACCTGACGTCTCGTCAATTACTGGCTAACGCTGAAGTAAAGTTATCCAACGAAGGAGCTGGACGACCAGCAGTTTCACGGACCTCTCTTAGCGGCCGCATATCAGATTCTGTAAGACTTGATAAAACTGACCACCTTGTCCAGCACacagaaggaaagaagaggaaaaggtgcgctaatgaaaactgtaaatccAGTGTGAGGACAATGTGCTTGAAGTGTGGAGTGGGATTGTGCATCGACTGTTTTGTTCCTTTTCATACTGGCCAGACCGTGTGGTTTTACAAACACAGAAAGAAGTGA